Proteins encoded together in one Antennarius striatus isolate MH-2024 chromosome 13, ASM4005453v1, whole genome shotgun sequence window:
- the spry4 gene encoding protein sprouty homolog 4: MESRVPHHIPGVSSSLMSQPLLDSRVPYGHLQHPLTIYPIDQIKSSHVENDYIDSPAVISQQPPNQKSVNRRTTWLGQSQEAFLGANHNNHHNHLHHHHQQARCEPHSHQDNTTHPWISFSGRPSSISSSSSTSSDQRLLDHAAPTPTVDNQPIINTISNRTPGCFTSSDSKVLTSSSSASSCSSSSSSSSSSSKLLDLKSPKVPTGGVCTAGGQQGLAVIPSSPAEKKHLLLCEHCGKCRCTDCTLPRTLPSCWVCNQECLCSAQSLVDAATCMCLVKGIFYHCTEDEDDEGSCADKPCSCSQANCCARWSFMAALSFVLPCLVCYLPATGLAKLGQKCYDNISRPGCRCKNSQSGVSAPVSNSGGVEAKSGMLEKQQEGS, encoded by the coding sequence ATGGAGTCCAGGGTTCCCCACCACATCCCCGGAGTGTCGTCATCTCTAATGTCCCAACCCCTGCTGGACAGTCGAGTGCCCTATGGCCACCTGCAGCACCCTCTAACCATCTATCCTATTGACCAGATAAAGTCTTCACATGTCGAGAATGATTACATTGACAGCCCAGCTGTCATCTCCCAGCAGCCTCCAAACCAGAAGTCTGTGAACCGAAGAACCACTTGGCTTGGACAAAGTCAGGAGGCCTTCCTGGGGGCAAACCACAACAACCATCACAATCACCTacatcaccaccaccagcaaGCCAGGTGTGAGCCCCACTCGCATCAAGACAACACCACCCACCCTTGGATTTCCTTCAGTGGGAGGCCCAGTtctatcagcagcagcagcagcacatcgTCTGATCAGAGGCTGTTGGACCATGCTGCCCCCACCCCAACAGTGGACAACCAACCAATCATCAACACAATCAGTAACCGAACTCCAGGCTGCTTTACTTCCTCTGATTCAAAAGTCcttacctcctcttcctctgcttcttcctgttcctcctcctcctcctcctcttcctcctcctcaaaaCTGCTGGACCTCAAGTCTCCAAAGGTGCCAACAGGAGGTGTGTGTACGGCTGGAGGACAGCAGGGGCTGGCTGTGATACCTTCCTCCCCAGCAGAAAAGAAGCACCTCCTTCTCTGTGAGCACTGCGGAAAGTGCAGATGCACGGACTGTACGCTTCCTCGAACCCTACCTTCTTGCTGGGTTTGCAACCAGGAGTGCCTGTGCTCTGCTCAGAGCCTGGTGGATGCAGCCACCTGCATGTGCTTGGTTAAAGGCATCTTCTACCACTGCACCGAAGACGAGGATGATGAAGGGTCTTGCGCCGATAAGCCCTGCTCATGCTCCCAGGCCAATTGCTGCGCTCGCTGGTCCTTCATGGCTGCCCTTTCCTTTGTCCTTCCTTGCCTGGTCTGTTACTTGCCAGCCACAGGCCTGGCTAAACTGGGACAGAAGTGTTATGACAATATTAGCAGACCAGGTTGCCGCTGCAAGAACTCACAAAGTGGGGTGAGTGCTCCTGTATCTAATAGTGGGGGAGTGGAAGCAAAATCAGGGATgctggagaagcagcaggaGGGGTCATGA